ACAATAGTCAGTATTTCAAAGCCGAAAACACAAATGGGCTATATTTTTCCTGATGCACACATTCAGTTTTggatatgaaaataaattggaaaactGTTTTTCAGATATCAGTGGAAGAAAAACGAAGCTGGTACTTTAAGATGGCGACCATTTATATCAGGTGCGTTTACTCGCTTTAAGTAACTTGAACTTTTTACGAGTTAGAAGGAAGCTTACTGCGACAACGCCGTTTGCTGCTCTCTAATCGCTGCAGATTGGACGACATCGTAAGGACCAGAGTGGATGCTGAAAGCTCCAGACTCGCTCAATATAATAAAGGGTTAAGCCTTCTCAGAGAAACCCTTCAATCTgagaaaacacaacaaaaaggtCAACAACTTATATCATATTTTATAGAGTATGTCAACATGGTAACGAAATGTACAAATATTGCTTTGGTCTGGCTCAGTAGGTGATAACGGCTTATTTATGATACGAATGCCCTTTTCTCGTTTCCAGCTCTTTCCTGGTGTTATATCGGCATCATGTTGGAGAGACAGGACGAGTTCGCCACAGTGCCCATGTCCATACACGACTGTGGCTACTCTGCTACTGATCCTCTTTCCTGCTAtggaaatgtaacaaaaatCCCAAATGGGATCAACACAATCGTCTTAAAAGTGGAGCTTGAAAGAAATCGATCCGTAAAATTGATTTTGCAGGCCCTAAAGTTGGCCAATGACGACGCATTCATCCTCAACCTTCTGGCCAAGCTGTTCCTTCTGCTGGGCAAACACGAGATGGCCACGGGGATCTGCAACATGGCTCTCAATGTGCTGCCCGACCCGGAGATCAACTGGCAGGCTTATTGCACCCTGGCCAAGGTACCAAACAATGCCAGTATCACACAACCATAACCATTTTGTTATAACCAACTAAATTTGATCAAAGCATGCATTGGGGCTGACAtttttcatagtttgaaatattgtactgtatgtattggaAAAACATTAtaagagacggattacgtggtccgccccaaaccaTTATTTATTCTACTAGCCGTATACacagctacctgtcatttggaacccacaaagctgttgtcctttgcacccgtgcaatccatttttcacgatgaactgggtctcttgtgaagttatgaagggtaaatccatcctcccgagtgttcgagcaatgtcccataatgcaacgagctggcattttgactaagacgaaggaacaacgagttaccttcccggaggtaaaactaatagaaactaacgagtccacttgagggcggtcccgccatgtcagtcacttcctacttcttctcgaaaacaaatccctcgagaggattttcatggcgggagttacaaaaagctgtatatgtcaaaatcacgttttttggtgaaaaaacccataggtccatgttggctgccgttttttttttcattcataacatactaaagatcatgcatttcatgacagtggccgaGAAAAGCTTGGGAAAAGCTGAAATCAGCCCGAATGAAATGTTCTCTAAATTGTTTCCATGGTCACCTGTTGCCTGGTCCAACTATAATTTGCTCCAAACTCCAAAATGAAGATGGTCAGATATCAGACACAGTTGCTCTGAGGTTTCCATGGCAACTTGGGCCCTCAGTGCCAAAGAAATAAGGTGACTAAGAAGGGTCAATAACCGCACACAAAAAGTCACATCAACAGTATGCAGGAAGACCAGCAGTACTTTATGAGACTAATTTATTTAGAAACATGACAACCATATTGTGACCACCTTTTGTTGGATTGTGCGGGTCACTGTCTCACTTGCCCCTACTGCAAATGTGTCTGTGTTCCCCACAGTTTTATAAATATAACACTGCATCCACTGATCTTTTCTTCACAATTGGTCAAAActcaaaaatgaagaaattgtGATTTCTTTAGATCAACACGACGCTTTACGTCAGGGACCTGGAAAAAGCCAAACGTGGAGAAGGCGGAGTCCCGGACAGACAAATGTTAACCGAGGCCCAGAAAAACCTGGATAAAGTCTTGGCTGTGCGTCCTTGCTTGAGGAATCACCTGGAGATGGCACAGGTCAGCCTCAAAGACCAACGAGAACTTTTTACGTCATCATTTGGTTCTTAAATATCTTCTCCATCAGGTGTACTACTACATGGGTGTGGATGCACTCCAGGAGAGCCTTTTGGTGGACGAGGGAGCAATAAACAACGCCTTAGTGAGTCTGTCCCAGGTCCGACTGTATGAACTGGGGGACAGCTTGCCTGACCTCCACTTGCTCAAAGGACGCTGCCTCCTGCTGAAGGGCGAGGAACAGAACGCAGCAGACTGCTTCAAATGCGCCCTGGACTTAGAGAGGCCGACAAGCGGCGATACCACGGCCCTTCGCTGCCTGCTACAGGCCTTGCTGGCCGTCTTCATGCAGGGGGTTCACGACCCCGACCACGTAATAACCCAGATGGAGCAGTGTTTGCAGAGGGCTGAGGAGAAGTACCCCGAGGATGTGGTGAAGGCCGAGCTGAGGTGTCTTTACCGGACGAACACGGCGGAGGTCACAGAGCTGTCTCGGACGCTCATCAGGTCGGGACGAATGGAACTGGTCAGAAGGCTCCTGCGGACTGTCACGCCTGAACAACTTGCTAAGAAGAGAACGCTTACAAAATCTTTATCCTTCGCAtgatgcccaaaaaaaaaaaaataaaaaaagcaaaaaccaaGGCTGTACTGTAATGAAGTTCTGCTTCAACGAGATATCTACACTGTGAAGTTACgatgacaaatactgtaatatattATTTCAGTCACACACTGCATCTAGTTTAAGTTCattgtccagccatccattttcttagccgtttatcctcacgagggtcgcagggagtgctggagcccatccctgctgtcaacgggcaagaggcggggtacaccctgaactggttgccagccaatcgcagggcacataaagacaaacagccacactcgcaatcacacctaggagcaatttacagtgtccaattaatgttgcatgtttttgggatgtgggaggacacgggagtgcccggaggaaacgagtagaacatgcaaactccacacaggcggggccaggatcgaatccggtcctcaaaactgtgaggccaacgcttaaccagctgatccacccaccgtgccgcctaattcATTGTATTCAACAATTTTTTCCTGTAAACACACATTTGTTGTCAAGTAGAATGAATAAATCCCAATTTcataaatgaaatgtattttaattttgccCTCATCACTGTTAGTGAGGATGTTTACCAATACTTTGGTTCCTTGTGTCCAAGTTACTGTCTCCTGCTCCTAAGGTCAGCCCTTATGAATATTGAGTTAATATATTACATGAGAAAATTGCTgaaataatcatgaaaaaagTGCCATGTACTGTACTACACACTCTTTCATAGGCCACTTATTAAAAGTACCTTGAAATTCAGTATTTTAACCCCAGAAAATTACTGGTGAATTTGTGTAACTTTTCCTGTACATGAGTTACTTTTTTCAGTTCTACACATTTTTATGACACGTACTAATTATCAAAGTAAATGTGACACATTTCAATTCGATGGAACAATTCTACATCTGTTGGTCAGTGCAGATtgcattcacacttacattcacacctacgggcaatttcaagtcttcaattaacctcccatccatattttggggatgtgggaggaaaccggagcgtaTTCATAATCAATGATACAAATTGCTCAGTGTTTGTAGTGCATACAATGTAAACTCCTGCGCATTTCACACACAACCGGTTGATCATGGTCATATGTTTTATATACAAGAAAATTCAATGTTCATTTTGGATTGAGCAGTGTTATCGATAAAATCAAAATCAACGACTTTCCTCATGAGTAACTCTCAAGGCATTGGGAAGGTGAGTTCAAGTACGAGTTTTTCAGGACAGACTACGTTGTGTGCCCAAGTAGTCCGACACACCTGCACCACGAAACAATGGCTACCGGTCGAAATGCGCATTGCTGCGATGCATTCAGGTTCTGCTGCATTTCTTGGCAAACTCTTTGTTGGACAAGAGCCTCAGAGTTTGTGGTACTCCTTCCAAGCTTCCCCCCGCGATAAGACGCAAGATCGCCCAGGTAAGAAGTATTTGGATTTCCGATGATGTTTCTTTGCCAAACTGTTCCCCGACGAGTCTTAAAACTTGAGGGTCACGGATCAAGCCCTTGACGCTTTTTGGGAGTTTTGCAAGAAACATTCTTAGATTCTGCAGACAactcaacaaataaaaatttgcaGTAGTCAAATACCGCAGAGAGAGGGAAGCCGATGACGTGCAGATGCTTATTTCTACTCTCATTTAATGATTCTTTATTGAAGTCATTCTAAAGCAAGAGAGCAGAAGAAACacatctggatttgaaaatatCTCAATTTGTATGATCTATTCTCATCTGTTGAACCATGAACATGTGTGCAACTTTTGACGTGGCTATTTATT
Above is a genomic segment from Syngnathoides biaculeatus isolate LvHL_M chromosome 7, ASM1980259v1, whole genome shotgun sequence containing:
- the ttc22 gene encoding tetratricopeptide repeat protein 22; this encodes MEAAKTEDIESMMEDMDYIPGHFHLDLNLNCDPAGPLKLRQRDTYLKQESLRGELEAEVGYLQYAVRNLLGLLAFHLNHLQTAEEIFRGICKEDPGNLNAWANLGYVYDKLERELDAGECVEKVSQLMGLDAGETTKEDTRQMAARCLAEQAYVYPYDVELEKEDDLRERLTVALMLYNRALDYGGHLISVEEKRSWYFKMATIYIRLDDIVRTRVDAESSRLAQYNKGLSLLRETLQSEKTQQKALSWCYIGIMLERQDEFATVPMSIHDCGYSATDPLSCYGNALKLANDDAFILNLLAKLFLLLGKHEMATGICNMALNVLPDPEINWQAYCTLAKINTTLYVRDLEKAKRGEGGVPDRQMLTEAQKNLDKVLAVRPCLRNHLEMAQVYYYMGVDALQESLLVDEGAINNALVSLSQVRLYELGDSLPDLHLLKGRCLLLKGEEQNAADCFKCALDLERPTSGDTTALRCLLQALLAVFMQGVHDPDHVITQMEQCLQRAEEKYPEDVVKAELRCLYRTNTAEVTELSRTLIRSGRMELVRRLLRTVTPEQLAKKRTLTKSLSFA